A window of the Astyanax mexicanus isolate ESR-SI-001 chromosome 22, AstMex3_surface, whole genome shotgun sequence genome harbors these coding sequences:
- the LOC111194302 gene encoding nascent polypeptide-associated complex subunit alpha, muscle-specific form-like translates to MQPLHTVPDQQVTPAVTQAVTSNTGTSVKGLVSMFSNVGPTTTPASAEQSSTAFTPTEPVPSPQYAASPPVVFPTPAPLPNQVHTMESTRQIPSPRYTTPPPMVFAPPTSAEHVVEPSRTLPPVGPPPSPRHTTPPPMVFPATTPLPGPGYSATPPMVFPLPSSLPSKGHMVESSKAFTSVEIPSTPRYTTPPPMVFPEAAPLPSPRYTTPPSMVFPEAAPLQSPGYTTPPSMVFPEAAPPPSPRYTTPPSMVFPEAAPLQSPGYTTPASMVFPEAAPLPSPRYTTPPSMVFPEAAPLPSPRYTTPSSMVFQETTPCPSPRYTTPPPMVFSEAPLHSSSGYTAPPSMEYPPPSGFSGAGHTVEPFKAYPPVEPPPSQVAPLPMQSFQVSPIQQPDYSAPPPTVYTAVSSDSQQGQYKSEPSPQASQHPTSSLSGYISQAPSIIITQAELESEEPSELTFSQPEIPEKEVSQESSVSPDASPKLSSCTVTTDTTLNDLTSVVTVTNIQSEQILTTSSKTDEQQPSIAAATHTTEPAPNTDVSKDKSVESEVYQPKQPSVDIVAPEMLVLEDVPSFATVSPTELNEKTSGFSGWGPRKMLIPQIILSEASSPEDECPSEEEMTPVCESNEPKIDDSSVSSEEIIKTITDSSQQSNSDTKLSGKEEILRDSEEDKTSSPMTSTQTTYSPSDIQPALAVSEETESQKALAEVTQKLPNEAISSDEPGSMSVTQKENSLISATTPSITEAVTGKSINVSAVAEKESKVEDEVISSETSEKIKPKEEPKEDSNVSAVSNIQPLTQDVEKFPHTASSELPEKAEKETEQVATDSDTVLAVSEGQPQASKESEAGLEKTESKETPESKESLPKEDTASDSHTQQPAAAEEQSSKGIFSIFGGSSSAPQTQGGSSILGGILPGSTTSKETPGSGLFSVFSGSSSPSTPASSAPKEMPGKGLFSMFGGGSAQPPPEPSPHGPPGPGPRGPPGSAPRGPLITGPRGPPGFGPRGPPGSGPRGPPGTGPRGPPGTGPRGPPGTGPRGPPGPGPRGPPGTGPRGPPPPKEPQGKSLFSMFGGPAPQATPAGGASSKPPASGSSILGGILPGSSAPKDSSGSGLFSMFGAPTTQPSPAQTESDNKEQTGKGLFSMFGGPSPPASSEPESGFKMPTVFSLGGGSDKPKSSGFSILSFMDDKKSDEPISEDTATPKDESSSTQITPSPVGDKIEDVTPQHEKTVEAGVDPSNIPTSENISSVIKESCDVETEDSKKAEDRTTETTELTHTEITTKPESEAEARPPSEEQAPGLESSTVEVTPVVHMDTDETKSKETEVSEPEKYSSCDSAIEPSAELHPDKELEVEKLSESDKHAESEIKSEPESQKPIESEEPLKAELQEVDKTLPADNDKAADIEKLDESRNEEEIQNQGESVKSSVSKMSTEEVHSQLPKNEPCKGLLDDKPSEIKPQEEGEKQPSEQTVEAGQKAESEKDTSEKDKVADHTNVLENEPCEALLEEKPTEIKQEVETGKPLTEPTVQADSESEKEAGHLLEEKPADTKQEITGTQLQDTTVPSGSEPQSSTPIQQQPHSTPEITGPPGPHPGTVCPPGQPGIRMAGPPGQPRPGMQGPRPGMPGQPRPGMPGQPRPGMQGPRPGMQGPRAGMPGQPRPRMTGPQRPPEPAGFSGFMSMFSSGPSASSKPATSGFFSSPNTSFFKPSAPTGPQQQQQKTSFFNLPTSLPTSLPTESLTGDLLGLFRGTESAKSDESKSAAEACKPETENKEGAKDSNDPRSPVEKTGPEAPLSPTEKQEQEPTESSEPVKDSEDPSLKSAEVANDGTSDITSEPTKKEESEAGHLTEEPQAISKEPVEETPMSPTTTQKIDEEKLPTSPPAKGMFDLPGLSTPSFGGLFSGAADTAKPLSSLFGSSTPASSDDSKPPQQQPESGGLFSGFKGLSAGLFQEDKPPAAKVEPTSAVSMFGKKIGFPWQSSPPPSPPAVVTTQPKPVELKSEDNDEEAPETDKLSQDSDITGSADCSDTEGPTDTSSEKQQSFDMSPESPLVLKQYSSGTDDETLKPPQVVPPPEDKDKGATDHTTGQLPESHLTKELEKSPANSSRFGSSGNLSQASSQFSSEAEERSDPDTRSRPPLRAQHKLPSEDAEKGEREIRASVEKEKKEDGLPAKPVPNQGKKSESFFEVGSLPVAIPRLRWLKAISKVQVHLHQTGVW, encoded by the exons ATGCAGCCTCTGCATACTGTCCCAGACCAACAGGTGACCCCAGCTGTAACCCAGGCTGTGACTTCTAATACAGGCACATCTGTGAAGGGTTTGGTTTCGATGTTCAGTAACGTTGGTCCAACTACTACTCCAGCAAGTGCGGAACAGTCGTCCACTGCCTTTACTCCTACAGAGCCTGTGCCGAGTCCACAATACGCTGCTTCACCTCCCGTGGTGTTTCCAACACCTGCACCTCTTCCAAATCAAGTACATACAATGGAGTCCACAAGACAAATTCCAAGTCCAAGATATACCACTCCTCCTCCCATGGTGTTTGCTCCACCCACAAGTGCAGAACATGTGGTGGAGCCTTCTAGAACATTACCTCCTGTTGGACCTCCTCCAAGTCCAAGGCATACTACCCCACCTCCCATGGTATTTCCAGCAACTACCCCACTTCCAGGTCCAGGATATTCTGCCACACCTCCTATGGTGTTTCCACTACCCTCATCTTTGCCAAGTAAAGGACATATGGTGGAGTCCTCTAAAGCATTTACTTCTGTTGAGATTCCTTCAACACCAAGATATACTACTCCACCGCCCATGGTATTTCCAGAAGCTGCACCTCTTCCAAGTCCAAGATATACTACCCCACCTTCAATGGTATTTCCAGAAGCTGCACCCCTTCAAAGTCCAGGATATACTACCCCACCCTCAATGGTATTTCCAGAAGCTGCACCTCCTCCAAGTCCAAGATATACTACCCCACCTTCAATGGTATTTCCAGAAGCTGCACCCCTTCAAAGTCCAGGATATACTACCCCAGCCTCAATGGTATTTCCAGAGGCTGCACCTCTTCCAAGTCCAAGATATACCACCCCACCTTCAATGGTATTTCCAGAGGCTGCACCTCTTCCAAGTCCAAGATATACTACCCCATCTTCCATGGTGTTTCAAGAAACTACACCTTGTCCTAGTCCAAGATATACCACCCCACCTCCCATGGTATTTTCAGAAGCTCCACTCCATTCAAGTTCAGGATATACTGCCCCACCTTCTATGGAATATCCACCACCATCAGGTTTTTCAGGTGCAGGACATACAGTGGAGCCTTTTAAAGCATATCCTCCTGTTGAACCTCCTCCAAGTCAGGTTGCACCTCTTCCTATGCAGAGTTTTCAGGTTTCACCTATTCAACAACCAGATTACTCTGCTCCACCTCCCACGGTTTATACAGCAGTTTCAAGTGATTCACAGCAAGGACAATATAAGTCAGAACCATCTCCTCAAGCATCTCAGCACCCGACCTCATCACTAAGTGGGTATATTTCTCAGGCACCTAGCATCATTATAACACAGGCAGAGCTGGAATCTGAAGAACCGTCTGAGCTAACTTTCTCCCAGCCTGAGATTCCTGAAAAAGAGGTCTCACAGGAGAGCTCAGTGAGCCCTGATGCCTCTCCAAAGCTGTCTTCATGTACAGTTACCACAGACACAACACTGAATGACTTGACTTCGGTAGTAACAGTCACTAACATTCAATCAGAACAAATATTAACAACTTCTAGCAAAACTGATGAGCAGCAGCCCTCTATAGCAGCTGCAACTCATACTACAGAACCTGCTCCAAACACAGATGTGTCTAAAGACAAGAGTGTTGAATCAGAGGTGTATCAGCCAAAACAACCCAGTGTTGATATTGTTGCACCTGAAATGTTGGTGCTTGAGGATGTGCCATCTTTTGCGACAGTTTCGCCAACTGAACTGAATGAGAAAACTTCAGGCTTTTCTGGGTGGGGGCCTAGAAAGATGTTAATTCCTCAGATTATTCTTTCGGAAGCAAGTAGTCCAGAGGATGAATGTCCTAGTGAGGAAGAGATGACACCAGTGTGTGAGTCTAATGAACCAAAGATTGATGATTCTTCTGTGTCTTCTGAGGAAATAATAAAGACCATCACTGACTCTAGTCAGCAGTCAAATTCAGACACTAAACTCTCAGGAAAAGAAGAAATATTGCGTGATTCTGAAGAAGATAAAACTTCTTCACCTATGACATCTACACAGACAACTTATAGTCCTTCAGATATACAACCAGCATTAGCTGTTTCAGAGGAAACAGAATCTCAAAAGGCTTTGGCAGAGGTTACACAGAAGTTACCGAATGAAGCAATTTCATCAGATGAGCCTGGTTCTATGTCTGTTACTCAGAAAGAAAACAGTTTGATTTCTGCCACTACTCCTTCcattactgaagcagtaactggtAAGTCAATAAATGTGTCTGCTGTTGCTGAAAAAGAATCAAAGGTGGAGGATGAGGTCATCAGTTCTGAAacctctgaaaaaataaaaccaaagGAAGAACCCAAGGAGGATAGTAATGTTTCAGCTGTTTCTAACATACAGCCGCTAACTCAGGATGTGGAGAAATTTCCCCATACAGCATCTTCTGAATTGCctgaaaaagcagaaaaagaaacagagcaaGTAGCCACAGACTCTGACACAGTACTGGCTGTGTCTGAGGGCCAACCACAAGCCTCAAAGGAATCAGAAGCTGGACTTGAAAAGACAGAATCAAAAGAAACTCCAGAAAGTAAAGAGTCATTACCAAAAGAAGACACAGCATCTGACAGCCATACTCAACAACCTGCAGCTGCTGAGGAGCAATCCAGCAAAGGTATATTCTCAATATTTGGTGGCTCGTCTTCTGCTCCTCAGACTCAGGGTGGCTCATCCATACTTGGTGGCATTCTTCCTGGATCCACAACGTCCAAGGAAACACCTGGCTCAGGTCTGTTTTCAGTGTTTAGTGGTTCTAGTTCTCCATCAACCCCAGCGTCATCTGCACCTAAAGAAATGCCTGGAAAGGGGTTGTTTTCCATGTTTGGTGGCGGTAGTGCTCAGCCACCACCTGAACCATCACCACATGGTCCACCAGGACCTGGCCCAAGGGGTCCACCGGGGTCTGCACCAAGAGGTCCACTAATAACAGGCCCAAGAGGACCACCAGGATTTGGACCCAGAGGTCCTCCAGGCTCTGGGCCTAGAGGGCCACCAGGAACTGGACCTAGAGGACCGCCAGGAACTGGGCCTCGAGGGCCACCAGGAACTGGGCCTAGAGGACCGCCAGGACCTGGGCCTAGAGGGCCACCAGGAACTGGGCCTAGAGGGCCACCTCCACCCAAAGAGCCTCAAGGGAAGAGTCTGTTTTCTATGTTTGGTGGGCCTGCACCACAGGCAACACCTGCTGGGGGAGCTTCTTCCAAACCACCTGCTTCTGGATCATCAATTCTTGGAGGCATTTTACCTGGATCGTCTGCACCGAAAGACAGTTCTGGGTCTGGTTTGTTTTCTATGTTTGGGGCACCCACTACTCAGCCTTCCCCAGCTCAAACAGAATCCGACAACAAAGAGCAGACAGGTAAAGGATTATTTTCTATGTTTGGTGGGCCCAGTCCACCAGCATCATCTGAGCCAGAAAGTGGGTTTAAAATGCCAACAGTTTTCTCGCTTGGCGGTGGTTCAGACAAACCGAAATCCAGTGGGTTTAGTATTTTGTCTTTCATGGATGATAAGAAATCAGATGAACCTATATCTGAAGATACAGCGACTCCAAAGGATGAATCCTCTAGTACCCAAATTACTCCTTCTCCAGTGGGTGATAAAATTGAAGATGTTACACCACAACATGAGAAGACTGTAGAAGCTGGAGTAGATCCTTCTAATATACCCACATCTGAGAACATTTCTTCAGTAATCAAAGAATCTTGTGATGTAGAGACAGAAGATTCTAAAAAAGCTGAAGATAGAACCACAGAGACGACAGAACTTACTCATACTGAAATAACTACAAAACCAGAAAGTGAAGCTGAAGCAAGGCCTCCATCAGAAGAACAGGCTCCAGGACTGGAATCTTCCACAGTTGAAGTAACACCTGTGGTACATATGGACACAGATGAAACTAAGAGTAAGGAAACTGAAGTATCAGAACCTGAGAAATATTCAAGCTGTGATTCAGCAATAGAACCTAGTGCAGAATTACATCCTGACAAAGAATTAGAAGTGGAGAAGCTATCAGAATCTGACAAACATGCAGAGTCTGAGATCAAATCAGAGCCTGAATCACAAAAGCCAATTGAATCAGAAGAACCTCTTAAAGCTGAACTTCAGGAAGTGGACAAAACTTTACCAGCTGACAATGATAAAGCAGCAGACATTGAGAAACTAGATGAATCAAGAAATGAAGAAGAAATACAAAACCAGGGAGAGTCAGTGAAAAGTAGTGTCTCTAAGATGAGTACAGAGGAAGTTCATAGCCAGTTGCCTAAAAATGAACCATGCAAGGGTCTACTGGATGACAAGCCATCTGAAATCAAACCACAAGAGGAAGGAGAAAAACAGCCAAGTGAACAAACAGTTGAAGCAGGTCAGAAAGCAGAGTCAGAgaaagatacctctgaaaaagatAAGGTGGCTGACCATACAAATGTGCTTGAAAACGAACCATGTGAGGCTCTGCTGGAGGAGAAACCAACTGAAATCAAACAGGAAGTTGAAACAGGCAAGCCTTTAACAGAACCTACAGTTCAAGCAGATTCAGAGTCTGAGAAAGAAGCTGGTCATCTGCTGGAGGAGAAACCAGCTGACACCAAACAAGAGATAACAGGAACGCAGTTACAGGACACAACAGTTCCATCAGGTTCAGAGCCACAGTCTTCTACTCCTATTCAACAGCAACCACATTCCACCCCAGAGATTACAGGACCTCCTGGCCCTCACCCAGGAACTGTCTGTCCTCCAGGCCAACCTGGAATAAGAATGGCAGGGCCTCCTGGACAACCGAGACCTGGAATGCAAGGGCCTAGACCTGGAATGCCTGGACAACCGAGACCTGGAATGCCTGGTCAACCAAGACCTGGAATGCAAGGCCCTAGACCTGGGATGCAAGGTCCAAGAGCTGGAATGCCTGGACAACCTAGACCGAGGATGACAGGACCTCAAAGACCCCCTGAGCCAGCTGGATTTTCTGGATTTATGTCCATGTTCTCAAGTGGACCAAGTGCTTCCAGTAAGCCAGCAACGTCAGGTTTCTTTTCATCTCCAAACACTTCATTCTTCAAGCCTTCTGCCCCTACTGGtcctcaacaacaacaacagaagaCCTCATTTTTCAACCTCCCTACAAGCCTTCCTACTAGTCTCCCCACAGAATCTCTGACAGGAGATCTGCTTGGCTTATTCAGGGGAACGGAATCGGCTAAATCAGACGAAAGCAAATCTGCAGCAGAGGCGTGCAAGCCTGAGACTGAGAACAAAGAAGGAGCAAAAGACTCAAATGATCCAAGAAGTCCTGTTGAGAAGACAGGACCTGAAGCACCACTGTCACCTACAGAAAAACAGGAGCAAGAGCCGACTGAGAGTAGTGAACCTGTGAAAGACTCCGAAGATCCTTCATTGAAATCTGCTGAGGTGGCAAATGATGGCACCAGTGATATCACAAGTGAGCCCACTAAAAAAGAAGAATCAGAAGCAGGACATTTAACTGAAGAGCCTCAAGCGATCTCAAAAGAACCAGTGGAAGAAACTCCAATGTCTCCAACAACAACCCAAAAGATAGATGAGGAGAAACTACCAACCTCCCCCCCAGCTAAGGGTATGTTTGATTTGCCCGGCTTGTCAACACCCTCTTTTGGAGGTCTGTTTTCAGGTGCAGCTGACACTGCAAAGCCGTTGAGTTCTCTTTTTGGTTCCTCCACCCCTGCTTCATCAGATGACTCAAAACCTCCCCAACAGCAGCCTGAATCCGGGGGGCTCTTCTCTGGTTTTAAGGGTCTTTCGGCTGGTCTCTTCCAAGAGGATAAGCCACCTGCCGCCAAAGTTGAACCTACATCTGCTGTATCAATGTTTGGGAAGAAAATCGGCTTCCCATGGCAGAGCTCGCCGCCTCCTTCACCCCCTGCAGTTGTAACTACACAGCCCAAACCAGTAGAGTTGAAAAGTGAAGATAATGATGAAGAAGCACCGGAAACGGATAAGTTATCGCAAGACTCAGACATTACTGGGAGTGCAGATTGCAGTGACACAGAGGGGCCGACGGACACCTCTTCAGAAAAGCAGCAAAGTTTTGATATGAGTCCAGAAAGTCCTTTAGTATTAAAGCAATACAGTTCTGGCACTGATGATGAAACACTAAAACCACCTCAGGTTGTTCCTCCTCCCGAAGATAAGGACAAGGGTGCTACAGATCACACCACGGGACAGCTACCAGAAAGCCATCTGACAAAAGAGCTTGAAAAAAG CCCGGCAAACAGCTCACGATTCGGGTCGTCCGGCAACCTCAGCCAGGCCAGCTCCCAGTTCAGCTCTGAAGCCGAGGAGAGGAGTGACCCAGACACCCGGTCTCGACCTCCCCTTAGAGCCCAGCATAAGCTGCCCTCTGAAGATGCAGAGAAAGGTGAGCGAGAGATACGAGCGAGtgtggagaaggagaagaaggaggatgGGCTTCCCGCAAAACCAGTTCCTAATCAAGGAAAGAAGTCTGAGAG CTTCTTTGAGGTCGGATCTCTTCCCGTTGCTATCCCCCGCCTCCGCTGGCTGAAAGCCATCAGTAAAGTCCAGGTTCACCTGCACCAG ACCGGAGTTTGGTAA